One segment of Streptomyces sp. NBC_00576 DNA contains the following:
- a CDS encoding sugar ABC transporter substrate-binding protein: MSRTTRPSSSLLRAAAVTGVAALTLTACGSGSGSGSSGSGSGEVKVGLITKTDTNPFFVKMKEGAEKAAKENGAQLSTAAGKFDGDNAGQVTAIENMVAAGVKGILITPSDSKAIVPAIEKARAKGVLVIALDTPTEPESAVDALFATDNLKAGELIGEYAKAAMKGKTAKIAALDLAPGVSVGIQRHNGFLKGFGAAEKDVVCAQDTGGDQAKGQTAMENCLQKEPDINVVYTINEPAALGAYTALKAKGREKDVLIVSVDGGCTGTQAVKDGKIAATSQQYPLKMAAEGVKAVVTYAKDDKKASGYTDTGVTLITDKAQDGVTSKDTAYGLENCWG; encoded by the coding sequence ACGGGCGTCGCGGCACTCACCCTGACGGCCTGCGGGTCCGGCTCCGGTTCGGGGTCGTCGGGCTCCGGCTCGGGCGAGGTCAAGGTCGGTCTGATCACCAAGACCGACACCAACCCGTTCTTCGTGAAGATGAAGGAGGGCGCGGAGAAGGCCGCCAAGGAGAACGGTGCCCAACTGTCCACCGCGGCGGGCAAGTTCGACGGGGACAACGCCGGTCAGGTCACCGCCATCGAGAACATGGTCGCCGCTGGTGTGAAGGGCATCCTGATCACCCCGAGCGACTCCAAGGCCATCGTGCCCGCGATCGAGAAGGCCCGCGCCAAGGGTGTTCTGGTCATCGCCCTGGACACCCCGACCGAGCCGGAGAGCGCGGTCGACGCGCTGTTCGCCACCGACAACCTCAAGGCCGGTGAGCTGATCGGCGAGTACGCCAAGGCCGCGATGAAGGGCAAGACGGCGAAGATAGCCGCCCTCGACCTCGCGCCGGGCGTCTCCGTCGGCATCCAGCGGCACAACGGTTTCCTGAAGGGCTTCGGCGCCGCCGAAAAGGACGTCGTGTGTGCCCAGGACACCGGTGGTGACCAGGCCAAGGGCCAGACGGCGATGGAGAACTGTCTCCAGAAGGAGCCCGACATCAACGTCGTCTACACCATCAACGAGCCGGCGGCCCTCGGCGCGTACACCGCGCTGAAGGCCAAGGGCCGCGAGAAGGACGTCCTCATCGTCTCCGTCGACGGCGGCTGCACCGGCACCCAGGCCGTCAAGGACGGCAAGATCGCCGCGACGTCACAGCAGTACCCGCTGAAGATGGCCGCCGAGGGCGTCAAGGCCGTCGTCACGTACGCCAAGGACGACAAGAAGGCGTCCGGTTACACCGACACCGGCGTCACGCTGATCACCGACAAGGCGCAGGACGGGGTCACGTCGAAGGACACCGCCTACGGCCTGGAGAACTGCTGGGGCTGA
- a CDS encoding ABC transporter permease — protein MTATTTPYSELKAPTTARRLLTAPTTGPLAALLLACAFFSFSTDQFLTGGNFSLIVQQVMVVGTLAIGQTLIILTAGIDLSCGAVMAFGSIVIAKMAAEGSVPPLVAITLGLVVCGGFGLLNGLLVQKIPLPPFIVTLGMLNVAFALTHIYSEEQTVTNLPGSLTALGETFPLGHTDITYGSLVTIALFLLLAYALSSTGWGRHVYALGNSAEAARLNGIRTSRLTIGIYTVAGLLYGIAALLLISRTGVGDPQAGQTDNLDSITAVVLGGTSLFGGRGSVLGTFIGVLIVGVFRNGLQLMGVASIYQTLITGVLVILAVTVDQLSRKKAR, from the coding sequence ATGACAGCCACGACAACGCCGTACTCGGAGCTCAAAGCACCGACAACGGCCCGCAGACTGCTCACGGCGCCGACCACCGGACCCCTGGCCGCCCTCCTCCTGGCCTGCGCCTTCTTCTCCTTCTCGACCGACCAGTTCCTCACCGGCGGGAACTTCTCGCTGATCGTGCAGCAGGTCATGGTCGTGGGCACCCTCGCCATCGGCCAGACCCTGATCATCCTCACGGCGGGCATCGACCTGTCGTGCGGGGCGGTGATGGCGTTCGGCAGCATCGTGATCGCCAAGATGGCGGCCGAGGGCTCCGTCCCCCCGCTTGTCGCGATCACGCTGGGCCTGGTGGTCTGCGGCGGCTTCGGGCTGCTCAACGGGCTGTTGGTGCAGAAGATCCCGCTGCCGCCGTTCATCGTGACCCTCGGCATGCTCAACGTGGCGTTCGCGCTGACCCACATCTACTCCGAAGAGCAGACGGTCACCAACCTGCCCGGTTCGCTGACCGCCCTCGGGGAGACCTTCCCGCTGGGCCACACGGACATCACCTACGGCTCCCTGGTCACCATCGCCCTGTTCCTCCTCCTCGCCTACGCGCTCAGCAGCACCGGCTGGGGCCGACACGTGTACGCCCTGGGCAACAGCGCCGAGGCCGCCCGGCTCAACGGCATCCGTACCTCCCGCCTCACCATCGGCATCTACACCGTGGCCGGCCTGCTGTACGGCATCGCCGCCCTGCTGCTCATCTCGCGCACCGGAGTCGGCGATCCGCAGGCCGGGCAGACCGACAACCTCGACAGCATCACCGCCGTGGTCCTCGGCGGCACGAGCCTCTTCGGTGGCCGTGGCTCGGTCCTGGGCACCTTCATCGGTGTCCTCATCGTCGGCGTGTTCCGCAACGGCCTCCAGCTGATGGGCGTCGCCTCCATCTACCAGACCCTGATCACCGGCGTCCTGGTGATCCTCGCGGTGACCGTCGACCAGCTCTCCCGGAAGAAGGCCCGATGA
- a CDS encoding ATP-binding cassette domain-containing protein, which produces MTATSSPTPVLQARGLVKRYGQVTAIDGADFDLLPGEVLAVIGDNGAGKTSLIKALTGAVTPDAGEIRLNGEPIAFSGPQSARAHGIETVYQDLAVAASMDIASNMFLGRELRRSGVLGSVFRMLDKKRMRQEAAEHMADLKIGLRSLTQSVETLSGGQRQAVAVARSVAWASSVVVMDEPTAALGVKESGQVLDLIRRVRDKGMPVVLISHNMPHVFEIADRIHVHRLGRRAAVIKPSDYSMAEVVAIMTGALSIDEAGDTVVADSEAAKAAGVQAT; this is translated from the coding sequence ATGACCGCCACCTCCTCCCCCACGCCCGTGCTGCAGGCCCGCGGTCTGGTCAAGCGGTACGGCCAGGTCACCGCCATCGACGGCGCCGACTTCGACCTGCTGCCCGGCGAGGTCCTCGCCGTCATCGGCGACAACGGCGCCGGCAAGACCAGCCTCATCAAGGCCCTCACCGGCGCGGTGACTCCGGACGCGGGCGAGATACGTCTCAACGGCGAACCCATCGCCTTCTCCGGTCCCCAGAGCGCACGCGCCCACGGCATCGAGACGGTGTATCAGGACCTCGCCGTGGCCGCCTCGATGGACATCGCCTCGAACATGTTCCTCGGGCGGGAGCTGCGCCGCTCCGGCGTCCTCGGCAGCGTCTTCCGCATGCTCGACAAGAAGCGCATGCGTCAGGAGGCGGCCGAGCACATGGCCGACCTGAAGATCGGCCTGCGTTCGCTGACGCAGTCGGTGGAGACACTGTCCGGCGGGCAGCGGCAGGCCGTCGCGGTCGCCCGTTCCGTCGCCTGGGCCAGCAGCGTCGTCGTCATGGACGAACCCACCGCCGCCCTCGGCGTCAAGGAGTCCGGCCAGGTTCTCGACCTGATCCGCCGGGTCCGGGACAAGGGCATGCCGGTCGTTCTGATCAGCCACAACATGCCGCACGTCTTCGAGATCGCCGACCGGATCCATGTGCACCGCCTCGGCCGGCGCGCCGCCGTGATCAAGCCCTCCGACTACTCCATGGCCGAGGTCGTCGCCATCATGACCGGTGCGCTCAGCATCGACGAGGCCGGAGATACTGTCGTAGCGGATTCGGAGGCCGCGAAGGCCGCCGGAGTCCAGGCCACCTGA